In the genome of Oxalobacter aliiformigenes, one region contains:
- the lysS gene encoding lysine--tRNA ligase → MTTQTRKNEPATPLQDENSIMAERRAKLAALRQEGIAYPNDFHPTHKAASLHEQYDDQSNETLEPAAVHVCVAGRMMLKRVMGKASFATLMDASGPRADGRIQLFISNDTIGKEAHDAFKRYDIGDILGAEGTLFKTKTGELTIRVTSLRLITKSIRPLPDKFHGLSDQEIKYRQRYVDLIMNDETRRTFKARTAAIASIRRFMGENGFMEVETPMLHPIPGGAAAKPFITYHNALDMQMFMRIAPELYLKRLLVGGFDRVFELNRNFRNEGVSPRHNPEFTMMEFYAAYADYKWLMDFTETVIRQAVIDTYGTPVITYQGRELDFSKPFHRLTILEAISKYAPQYTREQLNDAEFMKAELKKFGVELLPTSGIGAMQLALFEETAEAKLWEPTYIIDYPVEVSPLARASDTRPDITERFELFMVGREIANGFSELNDPEDQSARFMKQVEAKDAGDEEAMYYDSDYIRALEYGMPPAGGCGIGIDRLVMLLTDSPNIRDVILFPHMRREE, encoded by the coding sequence ATGACCACGCAAACCAGAAAAAACGAACCGGCGACGCCACTTCAGGATGAAAATTCCATTATGGCGGAACGTCGCGCCAAACTTGCCGCCTTACGTCAGGAAGGCATCGCTTATCCCAACGATTTCCATCCCACGCACAAAGCCGCCAGTCTCCACGAACAATATGACGATCAGAGTAACGAAACACTGGAACCGGCAGCTGTCCACGTTTGTGTGGCCGGGCGCATGATGCTGAAGCGGGTGATGGGAAAAGCATCTTTCGCCACTTTGATGGATGCGTCAGGTCCTCGTGCAGACGGCCGCATCCAGCTTTTCATTTCAAACGATACCATCGGCAAGGAAGCACACGATGCGTTCAAACGTTACGACATCGGCGATATCCTCGGTGCGGAAGGAACGCTTTTCAAGACAAAAACCGGTGAACTGACGATCCGTGTCACATCCCTGCGTCTGATCACCAAATCGATACGCCCTCTTCCTGACAAATTTCACGGTCTGTCCGATCAGGAAATCAAATATCGCCAGCGCTATGTCGATCTGATCATGAACGACGAAACACGTCGCACATTCAAGGCCCGTACAGCCGCTATTGCGTCGATTCGCCGTTTTATGGGAGAAAACGGATTCATGGAAGTGGAAACTCCCATGCTGCATCCTATTCCCGGAGGTGCGGCAGCCAAACCGTTCATCACTTATCACAATGCGCTGGATATGCAAATGTTCATGCGCATCGCACCGGAACTGTACCTGAAACGTCTTCTGGTAGGTGGATTCGACAGGGTTTTCGAACTGAATCGCAACTTCCGCAACGAGGGCGTCTCGCCAAGACACAATCCGGAATTCACGATGATGGAATTCTATGCCGCCTATGCCGACTACAAATGGTTGATGGATTTTACCGAAACCGTTATCCGGCAGGCCGTTATCGATACTTACGGTACACCGGTCATCACCTATCAGGGACGCGAACTGGATTTTTCAAAACCGTTCCACCGATTGACCATACTGGAAGCCATTTCAAAATACGCGCCCCAATATACCCGTGAACAACTGAACGATGCGGAATTCATGAAAGCCGAACTGAAGAAATTCGGTGTCGAACTGCTGCCGACCTCAGGTATCGGCGCCATGCAGCTCGCCCTGTTCGAGGAAACCGCCGAAGCCAAACTGTGGGAACCGACCTACATTATCGATTATCCGGTTGAAGTCTCGCCACTGGCCCGCGCATCCGATACACGGCCGGATATCACCGAACGGTTCGAACTTTTCATGGTAGGACGTGAAATCGCCAACGGTTTTTCCGAACTCAACGATCCGGAAGACCAGTCGGCCCGTTTCATGAAACAGGTTGAAGCCAAGGATGCCGGCGATGAGGAAGCCATGTATTACGACTCGGATTATATCCGTGCCCTGGAATACGGCATGCCTCCGGCAGGTGGCTGCGGTATCGGCATCGATCGTCTGGTCATGCTGCTGACCGACTCGCCCAATATCCGTGACGTGATTCTTTTCCCGCACATGCGCCGCGAAGAATGA
- a CDS encoding Dps family protein: MSTKQTGNKTVNKIDISGASMKKSNPVSRLCTTSDLSAEGITRIQQALNPLLADVFALYLKTKNFHWHLSGPHFRDYHLMFDEQGDQLFDMTDAIAERARKLGAQTLHSIGEISREQRIRDNDEPYVDPSDMLNELRENNLELLGFMRDAHEICDKYEDVATASLLENWIDETERRIWFLFEAQQDTDSSGH; this comes from the coding sequence ATGTCCACCAAACAAACGGGTAACAAAACTGTTAACAAAATTGACATCTCCGGAGCATCCATGAAAAAGTCGAACCCTGTCTCACGCCTGTGTACCACATCCGATCTGTCTGCTGAAGGAATTACCCGAATCCAGCAGGCCTTGAATCCGCTGCTGGCCGATGTATTCGCCCTTTATCTGAAAACCAAGAATTTCCACTGGCATCTTTCCGGGCCACACTTCCGCGATTACCATCTGATGTTCGACGAACAGGGCGATCAGCTCTTCGACATGACGGATGCCATCGCCGAACGGGCCAGAAAACTGGGCGCCCAGACATTGCATTCCATTGGCGAGATTTCCCGGGAACAACGGATCAGAGACAATGACGAACCCTACGTCGATCCATCGGACATGTTAAATGAACTGAGAGAAAACAATCTGGAACTTCTGGGTTTCATGCGTGACGCACATGAAATCTGCGACAAATACGAGGATGTGGCAACCGCCAGTCTTCTGGAAAACTGGATTGACGAAACCGAAAGACGGATCTGGTTCCTTTTCGAAGCCCAGCAAGATACAGATTCCAGCGGCCACTGA
- the prfB gene encoding peptide chain release factor 2 (programmed frameshift), giving the protein MEAERINSISHRIADLSDRETALRGYLDFAAKSDKLEQVNAELEDPDVWNDPKKAQELGKEKKSLENVVLSLNHIRSALTDASELFDMAKEEQDDETLKAVEADVLELQGQIEKLEFRRMFSNPMDPCNCFIDIQAGAGGTEAQDWASMILRQYLRYCERKGFNTTILEQSDGEIAGIKTATIKVEGDYAYGYLRTETGVHRLVRKSPFDSANGRHTSFCSLFVYPEVDDSIEIDINPADVRVDTYRASGAGGQHINKTDSAVRLTHMPTGIVVQCQNDRSQHRNRADAWEMLKSRLYELELRKRMAEQQKLEDSKTDVGWGHQIRSYVLDSSRIKDLRTNHETGNTKAVLDGDLDDFITESLKQGV; this is encoded by the exons ACGGGGGTATCTT GACTTCGCTGCCAAGTCCGACAAACTTGAGCAGGTAAATGCCGAACTGGAAGACCCCGATGTCTGGAACGATCCCAAAAAAGCGCAGGAACTCGGCAAGGAAAAAAAATCGCTTGAAAACGTCGTCCTTTCATTGAATCACATCCGATCTGCCTTAACGGATGCCAGCGAATTGTTCGATATGGCAAAAGAAGAACAGGATGACGAAACCCTGAAAGCGGTCGAAGCCGATGTACTGGAACTGCAGGGCCAGATCGAGAAACTGGAATTCCGCAGAATGTTTTCCAATCCGATGGACCCATGCAACTGCTTCATTGACATCCAGGCGGGCGCAGGCGGTACCGAAGCCCAGGACTGGGCATCCATGATTCTCCGCCAGTATCTGCGCTATTGCGAACGCAAAGGATTCAATACGACGATTCTGGAACAGTCCGACGGAGAAATCGCTGGAATCAAGACAGCCACCATCAAGGTCGAAGGCGATTATGCCTACGGATATCTGCGCACCGAAACCGGTGTTCACAGGCTGGTCAGGAAATCGCCATTTGACTCGGCAAACGGTCGCCACACGTCTTTTTGCAGTCTTTTTGTCTATCCCGAAGTAGACGATTCCATCGAGATCGATATCAATCCGGCTGATGTACGGGTCGATACCTATCGTGCATCCGGAGCCGGTGGCCAGCACATCAACAAAACAGACTCGGCAGTCAGGTTGACCCATATGCCGACAGGCATCGTCGTCCAGTGCCAGAATGACCGGAGCCAGCATCGCAACCGTGCCGATGCATGGGAAATGCTCAAATCCCGTTTGTATGAACTGGAATTGCGCAAACGCATGGCGGAACAGCAAAAACTGGAAGATTCAAAAACCGATGTCGGTTGGGGACACCAGATCCGCTCATACGTACTCGATTCCTCGCGTATCAAGGATTTGCGTACCAATCACGAAACCGGCAACACCAAGGCTGTTCTCGATGGCGACCTGGATGATTTCATCACCGAATCGCTTAAACAGGGCGTATAA